The sequence below is a genomic window from Longimicrobium sp..
GCGCCGCCGCCGGCGCGCTCGAGGACCTGATCGGCGCCGTCACCGTCGACGACGTGCTCGACCGGGTCTTCGGCGACTTCTGCGTCGGGAAGTAGTGCCCAGGGCCCAGTGCCCAGTGCCCAGGAACCACACACCGGGTTTCCTGGGCACTTGGGACTGGGCACTGCCTTCAAAACCCCGGTCGAAATCGCGCTACAAACGATTTTGGGGTGGGGGGCGCACCACGCACCCTCTCCCTGCCTCGTTTTTACGGCAGGCGCGAAATGGCGAAGCCGTTTTTCTTCGGGTGAGCTTCGGAAAATCAGCGGATGATGTCGAACCCGGCCGCCGCGGGGGAAAGCGACGCGGGGATCCGGTCGACCGCCGCCACCCGCGCGTGGGGCGGCCCCTCCTGGAGGAGCCGCTCCAGCTCCGCGAGCGCGGCGTCGGATCCCCGCGCCTGGACCTCCACCGAACCGTCGTCCGCGTTCCGCACCGTCCCCACCAGCCCCAGGCGCGAGGCCTGGGAGCGGGCCCACCAGCGGAATCCCACCCCCTGCACCCGCCCCCGCACGCGGAACCCGGCGTCGGTCATCCCGTCAGAGGTTCTCCTGGTGGCTCGGCGGCCGGTGCGTGCCGCCGCTCCCCGCCGACGCCATGCCGCCGCCGCTGCGCCCCGCGGTCGCGGCCGGCCGGGCGC
It includes:
- a CDS encoding acylphosphatase, giving the protein MTDAGFRVRGRVQGVGFRWWARSQASRLGLVGTVRNADDGSVEVQARGSDAALAELERLLQEGPPHARVAAVDRIPASLSPAAAGFDIIR